The region TCTTTCTCGGCAATGTACGGATCCTCATAGCCCAGAGCAAGCATTATCTCTGTCTCGAGGGACTCCATCTCTTCCGCTTCGTCATCTTCAATGTGATCGTAGCCGAGCAGATGCAGGCTGCCGTGTACCACCATATGCGCCCAGTGGGCCTCAAGCGGCTTTTGCTGCTCTTTCGCTTCCTGTTCAACCACCTGACGGCAGATGATCAGATCGCCCAGCAGCGGCATCTCAATGCCCGGAGGCGCTTCAAACGGGAAAGAGAGCACGTTGGTCGGCTTATCTTTCCCGCGATAGGTCAGGTTAAGCTCATGACTTTCTGCTTCATCCACCAGGCGAATCGTAACTTCTGATTCTTCCTGAAACTGAGGAATAACGGCATCCAGCCATTTCTGAAACTGTGCCTCATCTGGCATGCCGGAATTGTCTTCACAGGCCAGCTGTAAATCGAGGATCACCTGACTCATTTCTGTTCTTGCTCCTGCGCTTCGCGCTTACGTTCTGCGGCCAGTTCGGCCTTACGCTTCTGATCCG is a window of Enterobacter cloacae complex sp. ECNIH7 DNA encoding:
- the ybeY gene encoding rRNA maturation RNase YbeY, with protein sequence MSQVILDLQLACEDNSGMPDEAQFQKWLDAVIPQFQEESEVTIRLVDEAESHELNLTYRGKDKPTNVLSFPFEAPPGIEMPLLGDLIICRQVVEQEAKEQQKPLEAHWAHMVVHGSLHLLGYDHIEDDEAEEMESLETEIMLALGYEDPYIAEKE